A genome region from Coprococcus phoceensis includes the following:
- a CDS encoding VirD4-like conjugal transfer protein, CD1115 family has protein sequence MKRRNRTKERKEKESRYKKIGFSILLIPLIFYFGGFLERLSHSVVVLNPFVCIWKGITTATGLQSSVVACLGMLLFGMLIIWRGKEKDILETDERNFDYSVKGTYGTAGYMKPEEQKEILNADQNLQNVMGIIFGKDLESGEYVSLPVDSRLNRNLAVCGSQGSMKSRAFARNMALQCVRRGESMYLTDPKSELYEDLAGYLREEGYVVKQLNLIDLVNSDAWDCLAEIDDGSLIDVFVDVVIRNTTDKFDHFYDNVEMDLLKALCLYVYEEYPPGKKTFPEAYKLLLNKSVEMLDAIFERLPTTHPARGPYQLFSKAEKVKGNAVLGLGTRLQIMQNKLVQQITSHADFDLTLPGKQKCAYFCITSDQDSTYDVLATLFTSFLSIKLVRLADRMEDRKLPVPMCFILDEFPNIGVIPDFKKKLATARSRGIGMSIIFQNIPQMMNRYPEGQWEEILGGCDMSLFLGCNDMTTATYYSSRSGEITVSVASMRKSYYTIRMTDYVPEYSETSSVGKRMLLLPDEVLRFPIDQMLLIIRGQKVLKLQKMDYTEHPDAKYLKLEKTNEHIPNWYREMEAEKNQFQVLEKEAEDTEHFERELAEGRRKELELEPLTLQEEPAKKLAGKKEKLNSQAIVYKVEDLFQKNRDGGGS, from the coding sequence ATGAAGAGGAGGAATAGGACGAAAGAGAGAAAAGAGAAAGAAAGCAGATATAAAAAAATTGGTTTTAGTATTCTTCTGATTCCCTTGATTTTTTATTTTGGCGGTTTTTTGGAAAGGCTTTCTCATTCAGTTGTTGTACTAAATCCATTTGTATGTATTTGGAAAGGAATCACCACAGCAACAGGACTGCAAAGTTCCGTAGTAGCATGTCTGGGTATGCTGCTTTTTGGTATGCTCATTATCTGGAGAGGAAAGGAAAAAGATATTTTAGAAACAGATGAACGGAACTTTGATTATTCCGTAAAGGGAACTTATGGTACAGCCGGATATATGAAACCGGAGGAACAAAAAGAAATTTTAAACGCAGACCAGAACTTACAAAACGTTATGGGAATTATTTTCGGAAAAGATTTAGAAAGTGGAGAATATGTAAGTCTTCCGGTAGATTCCAGACTAAATAGAAATCTGGCCGTCTGCGGAAGCCAGGGAAGTATGAAATCAAGGGCATTTGCAAGAAATATGGCATTGCAGTGTGTGCGTCGTGGAGAGTCCATGTATCTTACCGATCCCAAATCGGAGTTGTATGAAGATCTGGCAGGCTATCTGAGGGAAGAAGGGTATGTTGTAAAACAATTAAATCTGATTGATCTTGTAAATAGTGATGCTTGGGACTGTCTAGCAGAGATTGATGATGGAAGTCTAATTGATGTCTTTGTTGATGTGGTGATCCGCAATACAACCGACAAATTCGACCATTTTTATGATAATGTAGAAATGGATTTGTTGAAAGCATTGTGCCTATATGTATATGAAGAATATCCACCCGGTAAAAAGACATTTCCAGAAGCCTATAAACTTTTGCTGAATAAATCTGTAGAGATGCTGGATGCTATTTTTGAACGCCTGCCCACCACACATCCGGCAAGAGGACCGTATCAGCTTTTTTCAAAGGCAGAAAAGGTAAAAGGAAATGCAGTATTGGGACTTGGAACCCGTTTGCAGATTATGCAAAATAAACTGGTACAGCAGATAACAAGCCACGCAGATTTTGATCTGACACTTCCCGGAAAACAAAAGTGTGCTTATTTTTGTATTACCTCAGATCAGGACTCTACCTATGATGTTTTGGCGACATTGTTTACCTCGTTCCTTAGTATCAAGTTGGTGCGGTTGGCAGACAGAATGGAAGATCGGAAACTTCCGGTTCCTATGTGCTTTATCTTAGATGAGTTTCCAAATATCGGAGTCATTCCCGACTTTAAAAAGAAATTGGCAACTGCACGAAGCAGGGGAATCGGTATGAGTATTATCTTCCAAAATATTCCACAGATGATGAATCGTTATCCAGAGGGGCAGTGGGAGGAAATTCTTGGTGGCTGTGATATGTCTTTGTTTTTAGGCTGTAATGATATGACAACTGCGACTTATTATAGTTCCCGCTCTGGAGAGATTACAGTTTCCGTTGCATCTATGCGGAAAAGCTATTATACTATACGCATGACAGATTATGTACCGGAATACTCAGAAACTTCTTCCGTAGGCAAACGAATGTTGCTGCTCCCAGATGAAGTGCTACGTTTTCCAATTGATCAGATGCTTTTGATTATCCGGGGACAAAAAGTGCTAAAGCTTCAGAAAATGGATTATACCGAGCATCCTGATGCAAAGTATTTGAAACTGGAAAAAACAAATGAGCATATTCCAAACTGGTACCGGGAGATGGAGGCAGAAAAAAATCAGTTTCAGGTATTGGAAAAGGAAGCGGAAGATACAGAACATTTTGAGAGAGAGCTGGCAGAGGGAAGGAGAAAGGAGCTGGAACTAGAACCTTTGACACTACAAGAGGAGCCTGCAAAAAAGCTTGCGGGGAAAAAGGAAAAGCTCAACAGCCAAGCGATTGTATATAAAGTAGAAGATTTGTTTCAAAAGAATAGAGATGGAGGTGGAAGTTAG
- a CDS encoding ERF family protein — MENKETMNLQQKLIAISNEMPKLLKKHYSDEVDYDFVKIDDIFELLNPAFTKYHICLQELEETDATYSKVDGSWIYTAKLTFFIVNADCLDEKERVSIQLVGDHLDSPAKAKGAAWTYGFKYFFLYKFRMKQETEDPDMKGTPPNGPDKSKEKAEQKKTKVPVKPQKPEKESSDVIADSPLSQPSVTDMNQKKENIKQVDFLPDPADFLKENEAEDTGEDAECHEVEREEQQSLEVTETSGSLNTEEETKNLGDMPTEFLESDDEGTSEHPPTKDLKTDKAVQEPEKKENVSGEKINEEKKEETKSSSLKSQKNEEDFGQMNLLDFSAHQPEPSEKQETKSNEAKTAEGSRETDKEADRKEGSIISGHSEDFEEVKEEVPFEEVDEDDFFLQLQRDMESEMEKIPLTIEEAKKVICPYALFEGKTFGEMLETEAGYRQLQWFAKEYRGSDFKMKEAAQLLLEGCEQKAA, encoded by the coding sequence ATGGAAAATAAAGAAACGATGAATTTACAGCAAAAATTGATTGCAATATCAAATGAAATGCCAAAGTTATTAAAAAAGCATTACTCAGACGAAGTAGATTATGATTTTGTAAAGATTGATGATATCTTTGAACTTTTAAATCCAGCGTTTACAAAGTATCACATCTGTTTGCAGGAATTGGAAGAAACAGATGCGACTTACAGCAAAGTTGATGGAAGCTGGATTTATACGGCAAAACTTACCTTCTTTATTGTCAATGCAGATTGTCTGGATGAAAAAGAACGGGTGAGTATCCAATTAGTAGGAGATCACTTGGATTCACCTGCAAAAGCAAAAGGGGCAGCGTGGACCTATGGGTTTAAATACTTCTTTTTATATAAATTCCGTATGAAACAGGAAACAGAAGATCCAGATATGAAAGGTACACCACCAAATGGGCCGGACAAATCGAAAGAAAAAGCAGAGCAGAAAAAAACAAAAGTGCCAGTAAAACCGCAGAAACCAGAGAAGGAGTCTTCTGATGTAATAGCAGACAGCCCTTTATCACAACCATCCGTGACCGATATGAATCAAAAGAAAGAAAACATCAAACAAGTAGATTTTCTTCCAGATCCTGCCGATTTTTTGAAAGAAAACGAAGCAGAAGATACAGGAGAAGATGCAGAATGTCATGAGGTTGAGAGGGAAGAACAACAATCCTTGGAAGTGACGGAAACATCGGGATCTTTGAACACAGAAGAAGAGACAAAAAATTTAGGAGATATGCCGACAGAATTTTTGGAGAGCGATGATGAAGGAACATCTGAGCATCCTCCTACAAAAGATTTGAAAACCGATAAAGCAGTACAGGAACCTGAGAAAAAAGAAAATGTTTCAGGAGAAAAGATCAACGAGGAAAAGAAGGAAGAAACAAAAAGTTCTTCTTTGAAGTCTCAAAAAAATGAGGAAGATTTTGGACAGATGAATCTTTTGGATTTTTCAGCACATCAGCCGGAACCATCCGAGAAACAGGAGACAAAAAGCAATGAGGCAAAAACAGCAGAAGGGTCCCGAGAGACTGATAAAGAAGCGGATAGGAAAGAGGGCTCTATTATTTCCGGGCATTCAGAAGATTTTGAAGAGGTAAAAGAAGAAGTTCCTTTTGAAGAGGTAGATGAAGATGACTTTTTCTTGCAGTTACAAAGAGATATGGAAAGTGAAATGGAGAAGATCCCCCTGACGATAGAAGAGGCAAAAAAAGTAATCTGTCCTTATGCGTTGTTTGAAGGAAAAACATTTGGGGAAATGCTTGAAACAGAAGCAGGTTACCGGCAGTTGCAATGGTTTGCAAAGGAATACAGAGGTTCAGATTTTAAGATGAAAGAAGCAGCACAGCTTTTATTGGAAGGCTGTGAACAGAAAGCTGCTTAA
- a CDS encoding S1 RNA-binding domain-containing protein, whose protein sequence is MAETKTTITEEMKNEIPRAVTQNSILTIEVDAAVESTQEKEEAKWHQLLNAQRTRKILTGPLSGIEKLESGWTVAVTYFNGYRILIPMSEMMINLKGDGRENADTLNRQVRIANNMLGADIDFIIKDLDEASRSVVASRKDAMMRKRQIFYFTDNEEEQPMVYPGRIVEARVIAVAPKAVRLEVFGVECSVRARDMAWEWMPDATEKFQVGDLVLVCVNKIEMPDAENMTVSVDAKGATENTNKDNLKKCHRQGKYSGIVVDVYKGTYFIRLDLGVNAIAHECNMASLPGKRDKIGFVVTRINETSEVAEGIITRLIKKYS, encoded by the coding sequence ATGGCAGAAACAAAAACAACAATTACAGAAGAAATGAAAAATGAAATTCCAAGAGCAGTTACACAAAATTCAATTCTGACAATTGAAGTGGATGCAGCTGTTGAAAGTACCCAAGAAAAAGAAGAAGCAAAATGGCACCAGTTGCTAAATGCACAGAGAACCCGAAAAATACTGACTGGTCCGTTAAGCGGTATCGAAAAACTGGAAAGCGGTTGGACAGTAGCAGTTACCTATTTCAACGGTTATCGAATTTTAATCCCCATGTCTGAAATGATGATTAACTTAAAAGGAGATGGAAGGGAGAATGCAGACACGCTGAACCGTCAGGTAAGGATTGCCAATAACATGCTTGGGGCAGATATTGATTTTATCATTAAGGATTTAGATGAAGCGTCTAGAAGTGTAGTTGCTTCCCGAAAGGATGCGATGATGCGGAAACGACAGATTTTCTATTTTACAGATAATGAAGAAGAGCAGCCAATGGTTTATCCTGGAAGGATTGTGGAAGCAAGAGTGATTGCGGTAGCGCCCAAAGCAGTCAGGCTGGAAGTATTTGGCGTAGAATGTTCTGTACGTGCAAGAGATATGGCTTGGGAATGGATGCCGGATGCTACAGAGAAATTTCAGGTAGGAGATCTGGTGCTTGTCTGTGTGAATAAAATAGAAATGCCAGATGCTGAGAATATGACTGTATCTGTAGACGCAAAGGGAGCAACGGAAAATACCAATAAGGACAATTTAAAGAAATGTCACCGTCAGGGAAAATATTCTGGTATTGTGGTTGATGTTTATAAGGGAACATATTTTATCCGATTAGATCTTGGGGTAAATGCTATTGCTCATGAATGCAATATGGCTTCTCTGCCGGGAAAACGGGACAAAATTGGATTTGTGGTGACACGAATTAATGAGACATCTGAGGTAGCAGAAGGTATTATTACAAGATTAATAAAAAAATATTCTTAA
- a CDS encoding SpaA isopeptide-forming pilin-related protein: MKTTWKKRCTAGFLAILLGCSSLLTGTGSAMAAPLEQAESKEETQAEDITIKQGETFDPASDFKGITVKDGEKLSFVLSADREGKLFDEDRPGTYDCIYQVQKPSGETYEITRKIIVKENGKEGESPQKDRKQKKEQKSGEEDAEPDGANIDTSALKEETGVLFSVVPSSIEQAREKASLVKGQKIVYPSDLGSYSTCYFYVNDRIAYCLESNLQSPPSSDYVAELYESNLNLQKVLYYGYGGPGDLTGEYLKNYSNDIKYVLTHLAASYCYGGAEVAFVGCTQDGLKRYSVMEYINYLCGQEAPPSAAISLSSTKETAFLEGDMQKTKNITLNGDHRNYITLPLPEGVTYHDTTGKEQTGGSVKIHGGTTFYFTALKTVHGTWESGNLGGQVGAQWKTLVVSTGSGNQDIGYGDFYEEPSASVSFSIQWMDISWVEVIKEDAKSSVKLAGAVFGIYRDPACTDLILKMPPTNEKGATKAELTKTQDTVYIKEITAPKGYKLNTNSYNVNLEVAKTQTLTVKNEEQKGKIVVHKQGEKLTGVSGEEGKLQFLYTNAAFAGAKYKIYAAEDIYSQDKQTKIYQAGDLAAELETKEDGSCSSDMLYLGTYKVVEQQAPDSLTIGKTEEERTHIVTLSYAGQTVEVVEEETQYENARPKVSVEVLKQSSNDEVALKGALFGLYAKEDITGADGSVLVTKGTLIQKAESGDNGKAIFTADIPIGFHYEVKEIQAPSLYFKGNGSYEFFYEYKNDKTYTYTFTHIFQNKEVRGEVHIKKIDKDTQDSLSQGDGDLNGAVYGLYAAEDIQHPNGKTGLLYKKDQLVMQGTIEKGVLHFKDLYLGKYYVQEISAPPSNAYLLDKTKYPVDLAYEGQDVEIVQKNVTVLETIKKQAFQLIKISDDGSQTETELLEGAGFKVYLISELSKVKDGTLKPDNGTEFVPQDFIGYDFSKEETASYYQNGEKIQTEEMFTDKKGYLCSPELPYGKYVCIESTIPENMEEIQPFLVTIDEDSREPQVWRVFNDRPMQFYFKIIKKDAQTELPILKNSAHYKIYDVEKKKYVTMKVRYPKPETIEVFETNEEGYLLTPEPLKMGTYRIEEVKSPELFVQTGFEQVLKKGEEILPLNEVTKEGTYEKAPRKSITIKVDSNTVHEVEEETGKYIVVVEVKNDEAVGSLTIQKTGEVLIGAEKRTDQMLTKIKNGLAKAVNKVSNLFTGDDVMEMEKGYEFEYEEQGLAGAEFSIYARETIYSPDGQMDSEGNRIIRFEKDALVGTIVTDEKGKGTLNNLPIGKFYIKETKTGDSFVLDPKEQDFEIAYQGQEVAVDYVTKEIKNQRQKVEIEVLKKSEATKEPLAGVSFGLYAGEDLLNAAGEIVVKKDELVAVEKTNEEGKLKYQDTIPHGKYYLKELEGLPGYLPFEEKIEIDASYTEPKLEVISIQKEVENQPTKVEITKTDITGEKEVEGAKLQILDEEGNVVEEWTSTKEPHLVYALKPGKYILHEEQAPTENGYVKAEDVEFTVEETGEIQKVSMKDDHTKIEITKTDITGEQEIEGAKLQVLDEEGNVVEEWISTKEPYRIEYLQPGKTYVLHEEAAPEGFLIAEDVEFTVEETGEVQKVSMKDEVPMGQLIIKKTDAEDETPLANVEFALKNKETEEVVGKLTTDKDGIATSELLPIATYEEGKAVAPITYVLSETKPLDGYEKHTETYEITFSYADAKTKVIEVVKEIQNKKLPKTPEKSEEVKTGDTTMILLPIGIAVLTVIGIGIVLWRIRRTKR; encoded by the coding sequence TTGAAAACAACATGGAAAAAACGATGTACGGCAGGCTTTTTGGCAATTTTATTAGGGTGTTCCTCCCTTCTGACAGGCACAGGCAGTGCTATGGCAGCACCATTAGAGCAGGCAGAAAGTAAAGAGGAAACACAGGCAGAAGACATTACAATAAAACAGGGAGAAACGTTTGATCCGGCTTCCGATTTTAAGGGGATTACGGTAAAAGACGGGGAAAAACTCTCTTTTGTCTTATCTGCGGATAGAGAGGGAAAGCTGTTTGATGAAGACCGACCAGGAACTTATGACTGTATTTACCAGGTGCAAAAACCTTCTGGAGAAACTTATGAGATTACACGAAAAATCATTGTAAAGGAAAATGGAAAAGAAGGAGAGAGTCCCCAAAAGGACAGAAAACAGAAGAAAGAACAAAAAAGTGGCGAAGAAGATGCAGAGCCGGATGGCGCCAATATTGATACCAGTGCATTAAAGGAAGAAACGGGAGTTTTATTTTCTGTTGTACCATCTTCCATAGAACAGGCAAGAGAAAAAGCTTCTTTAGTGAAAGGACAGAAGATTGTATATCCGAGTGATTTAGGTTCTTACAGTACCTGTTATTTCTATGTCAATGACCGAATTGCGTACTGTCTGGAATCAAACTTACAGTCCCCGCCTTCCTCTGATTATGTTGCAGAACTTTATGAAAGCAATTTAAACTTACAGAAAGTTTTGTATTACGGATATGGAGGACCAGGAGATTTAACCGGGGAATATCTAAAGAACTACAGCAATGACATCAAATATGTCCTGACACATTTAGCAGCAAGTTATTGTTACGGCGGAGCGGAGGTGGCATTCGTGGGCTGCACGCAGGACGGATTGAAACGCTATAGTGTCATGGAATACATCAATTACCTTTGCGGACAGGAAGCACCACCAAGTGCTGCCATCAGCCTTTCTTCCACAAAAGAAACAGCTTTTTTGGAAGGAGATATGCAAAAGACAAAGAATATTACATTGAATGGAGACCATAGAAATTATATCACGTTACCTTTGCCAGAAGGAGTTACCTATCATGATACAACTGGAAAAGAACAAACAGGTGGATCAGTCAAAATCCATGGAGGTACTACTTTTTATTTTACAGCTTTAAAAACGGTACATGGAACGTGGGAAAGTGGTAATCTGGGCGGTCAGGTAGGTGCACAATGGAAAACGCTGGTTGTTTCAACCGGATCCGGAAATCAGGATATTGGGTATGGGGATTTTTATGAAGAACCGAGTGCATCGGTTTCTTTTTCCATTCAATGGATGGATATTTCTTGGGTTGAAGTGATCAAAGAAGACGCAAAGAGCAGCGTAAAACTTGCAGGAGCTGTTTTTGGGATTTATAGAGATCCGGCTTGTACAGATTTGATACTAAAGATGCCTCCTACCAATGAAAAAGGAGCAACCAAGGCGGAACTGACAAAGACACAGGATACGGTGTATATCAAGGAAATCACTGCACCAAAAGGGTATAAACTGAATACGAATTCTTATAATGTCAATCTGGAAGTGGCAAAAACACAGACACTGACTGTGAAAAATGAGGAACAGAAAGGGAAAATTGTTGTACATAAGCAAGGCGAGAAACTGACTGGTGTATCCGGAGAGGAAGGAAAACTTCAGTTCCTTTATACAAATGCAGCATTTGCAGGAGCAAAATATAAGATTTATGCAGCTGAAGATATTTACAGCCAGGATAAACAGACAAAAATCTATCAAGCAGGAGATTTGGCAGCAGAATTGGAGACAAAGGAAGATGGAAGCTGCTCTTCCGATATGCTTTATCTTGGAACTTATAAAGTAGTGGAACAGCAGGCGCCTGATTCCCTGACCATAGGGAAAACGGAAGAAGAACGTACCCATATAGTAACCCTTTCTTATGCGGGGCAGACAGTAGAAGTGGTTGAGGAAGAAACACAATATGAGAATGCCAGACCGAAGGTATCCGTAGAAGTACTGAAACAGTCAAGTAATGATGAGGTGGCTTTAAAAGGAGCACTTTTTGGTCTGTATGCAAAGGAAGATATTACCGGTGCAGATGGTTCTGTCTTGGTCACAAAGGGAACTTTGATCCAGAAAGCAGAGTCCGGCGATAACGGAAAGGCTATATTTACTGCGGATATCCCAATTGGTTTTCATTATGAAGTAAAAGAAATTCAGGCTCCTTCGTTGTATTTCAAGGGAAATGGCAGTTATGAATTCTTTTATGAATATAAAAATGACAAAACATATACCTACACCTTTACACATATCTTCCAGAACAAAGAGGTACGTGGTGAAGTCCATATCAAGAAAATAGACAAAGATACACAGGACTCATTAAGCCAGGGAGATGGGGATTTAAACGGGGCAGTCTATGGATTGTATGCTGCAGAAGACATCCAGCACCCAAATGGAAAGACAGGACTGCTTTATAAAAAGGACCAGTTAGTCATGCAGGGAACTATAGAAAAAGGTGTTCTGCATTTCAAAGATTTGTATCTTGGAAAATACTACGTACAGGAAATATCTGCACCACCATCCAATGCTTATCTATTGGATAAAACGAAATATCCGGTAGACCTTGCGTATGAAGGACAGGATGTGGAAATCGTACAGAAAAATGTAACAGTTTTGGAGACCATAAAAAAACAGGCGTTCCAGTTGATCAAAATCAGTGATGACGGAAGCCAGACAGAAACAGAATTACTGGAAGGTGCCGGATTTAAAGTGTATCTGATCAGTGAACTTTCAAAAGTAAAAGATGGCACCTTAAAACCAGACAATGGAACAGAATTTGTTCCACAGGATTTTATTGGATATGATTTCAGTAAAGAGGAAACTGCTTCTTATTATCAAAATGGAGAGAAGATACAGACAGAAGAAATGTTTACGGACAAAAAGGGATATTTATGTTCCCCGGAACTTCCGTATGGAAAATATGTATGTATCGAAAGTACCATTCCGGAAAATATGGAAGAGATTCAGCCGTTTTTAGTTACCATTGATGAAGACAGCAGAGAACCACAAGTATGGCGTGTCTTTAATGACCGTCCAATGCAGTTCTATTTTAAAATCATCAAAAAGGATGCACAGACGGAACTTCCGATTTTAAAGAACAGCGCTCATTATAAAATTTATGATGTGGAGAAAAAGAAATATGTCACGATGAAAGTACGGTATCCAAAACCGGAAACCATTGAGGTATTTGAAACAAATGAGGAAGGCTATCTTTTGACACCAGAACCGTTAAAAATGGGTACTTACCGTATTGAAGAAGTAAAAAGCCCGGAACTGTTTGTGCAGACAGGATTTGAGCAGGTGTTAAAAAAGGGAGAGGAAATACTTCCTTTAAATGAGGTGACAAAAGAAGGAACTTATGAAAAAGCTCCAAGAAAATCCATTACCATCAAAGTAGACAGTAATACCGTACATGAAGTGGAAGAAGAAACTGGAAAGTATATTGTAGTTGTGGAAGTAAAAAATGATGAGGCAGTAGGAAGCCTGACAATCCAAAAAACAGGAGAGGTGCTTATTGGCGCTGAAAAAAGAACAGACCAGATGCTGACAAAAATTAAAAATGGTCTGGCAAAAGCAGTCAATAAAGTGTCCAACCTGTTTACTGGAGACGATGTTATGGAAATGGAAAAAGGATATGAGTTCGAGTATGAAGAACAGGGGCTTGCAGGAGCAGAATTTTCTATCTATGCAAGGGAAACCATTTATTCGCCAGATGGGCAGATGGACAGTGAAGGCAACCGGATCATACGTTTTGAAAAAGACGCTTTGGTTGGAACGATTGTAACAGATGAAAAAGGAAAGGGAACTTTAAATAATCTTCCGATTGGCAAATTCTATATCAAAGAGACCAAAACAGGAGATTCTTTCGTGTTGGATCCAAAAGAACAGGATTTTGAGATTGCCTATCAGGGACAAGAAGTGGCGGTTGATTATGTGACAAAAGAAATCAAGAACCAGCGGCAGAAGGTGGAAATTGAAGTGCTGAAAAAATCAGAAGCCACAAAAGAACCGCTTGCTGGGGTTTCGTTTGGACTGTATGCAGGAGAAGATCTTTTAAATGCAGCAGGAGAAATTGTGGTGAAAAAAGATGAACTGGTAGCAGTTGAAAAAACAAACGAAGAAGGGAAACTGAAGTATCAGGATACCATTCCGCATGGGAAATATTATTTAAAAGAACTGGAAGGACTGCCGGGATATCTTCCGTTTGAAGAGAAGATTGAAATTGACGCTTCCTATACAGAGCCGAAACTGGAGGTGATTTCTATACAAAAAGAGGTAGAAAACCAACCGACAAAGGTGGAGATTACAAAAACAGATATTACAGGAGAAAAAGAAGTAGAAGGCGCTAAGTTACAGATTTTAGATGAAGAAGGAAATGTAGTGGAAGAATGGACTTCTACCAAAGAACCGCATCTTGTTTATGCATTGAAACCGGGCAAATATATCTTGCATGAAGAGCAGGCTCCAACAGAAAATGGATATGTGAAAGCGGAAGATGTAGAATTTACCGTAGAGGAAACCGGGGAAATCCAGAAAGTTTCCATGAAAGATGATCATACCAAGATTGAAATCACAAAGACGGATATCACCGGAGAACAGGAAATCGAAGGTGCTAAACTGCAAGTACTGGATGAAGAAGGAAATGTGGTAGAAGAATGGATCTCTACCAAAGAACCATATCGTATCGAATATCTGCAACCGGGGAAAACCTACGTCCTTCATGAAGAAGCTGCACCAGAAGGATTTTTGATTGCAGAAGATGTAGAATTTACCGTAGAGGAAACTGGAGAAGTACAGAAAGTTTCCATGAAAGATGAAGTGCCGATGGGGCAACTCATCATCAAGAAAACAGATGCAGAAGATGAAACACCACTTGCCAATGTAGAATTTGCACTGAAAAATAAAGAAACAGAAGAAGTAGTCGGAAAACTCACGACAGATAAAGATGGCATTGCAACCAGTGAACTGCTGCCAATTGCTACTTATGAAGAAGGGAAGGCAGTAGCACCGATCACTTATGTATTATCGGAGACAAAACCATTGGACGGATATGAAAAACATACGGAAACTTATGAAATCACATTCAGTTATGCAGATGCCAAAACAAAAGTCATCGAAGTGGTAAAAGAAATCCAGAACAAGAAACTTCCAAAGACACCGGAAAAATCGGAGGAAGTAAAAACAGGAGATACTACCATGATCCTGTTACCGATAGGCATTGCGGTACTGACAGTAATTGGTATCGGTATTGTCCTTTGGAGAATCAGACGCACAAAGAGATAA
- a CDS encoding zinc-finger-containing protein: protein MKRKKNRKQLPEVICPYCGKKAVLRPASYLYGEKRIFTPETMFYVCSGYPDCNAYVSANQKNNRPLGTMADGELRNLRIQAHRALREIWTQGYMTKNSTYHWLSGKLALPEKETHVAMFSTYRCMETIRLANELLEERKEMEKREQKGKPKGETESHDIKSHGTRYVSASGL from the coding sequence ATGAAGCGAAAGAAAAATAGAAAACAACTTCCAGAAGTAATCTGTCCATATTGCGGGAAAAAGGCAGTTTTAAGACCAGCTTCCTATCTATATGGAGAAAAAAGAATTTTCACCCCGGAAACAATGTTTTACGTGTGCAGCGGTTATCCAGACTGCAATGCTTATGTTTCGGCGAACCAGAAAAATAACAGACCACTGGGGACTATGGCAGATGGGGAACTTCGAAACCTTCGGATACAGGCACATCGTGCATTAAGGGAAATTTGGACACAGGGATATATGACAAAAAACAGTACTTATCATTGGCTAAGTGGAAAACTAGCACTTCCAGAGAAGGAAACACATGTTGCTATGTTTAGTACATATCGCTGTATGGAAACCATACGCTTAGCCAATGAACTGCTGGAAGAACGAAAAGAGATGGAAAAAAGAGAACAAAAAGGCAAGCCGAAAGGAGAAACAGAATCGCATGATATTAAAAGCCACGGAACACGATATGTATCGGCTTCTGGACTATAA
- a CDS encoding cold shock domain-containing protein encodes MAGKEMKGTVKWFSAKRGYGFLVDADGIDYFVHYSEIQSEGFKTLKNNMEVSFVAEEDEKGRSLAKCVVPLLEESPKEE; translated from the coding sequence ATGGCAGGAAAAGAAATGAAAGGAACTGTAAAGTGGTTTAGTGCAAAGAGAGGATATGGTTTTCTTGTAGATGCAGATGGCATCGATTACTTTGTACATTACAGTGAGATCCAGTCAGAAGGTTTCAAGACCTTGAAGAACAATATGGAGGTATCTTTTGTAGCGGAAGAAGATGAAAAAGGACGAAGCCTTGCAAAATGTGTGGTTCCACTTTTGGAAGAATCACCAAAAGAAGAATAA